The Planctomycetota bacterium genome contains a region encoding:
- the ruvC gene encoding crossover junction endodeoxyribonuclease RuvC, giving the protein MRILGIDPGTRLTGYGVIDFHPSTPALIDAGVIRLNGDADIPHRLVELEAELDEILAEHRPDVCAVEQLYAHYNHPRTSIIMGHARGVILLCAARANVRVRELSANRIKQSLTGHGHASKEQMQAAVQHQWGLPQPPEPADVADALAVALCCGRDTAR; this is encoded by the coding sequence ATGCGAATTCTCGGCATCGACCCCGGCACGCGTCTGACCGGCTACGGCGTCATCGACTTTCACCCGTCGACGCCCGCCCTGATCGACGCCGGGGTGATCCGTCTCAACGGCGACGCCGACATCCCGCACCGGCTCGTCGAACTCGAAGCCGAGCTTGACGAGATCCTCGCCGAGCATCGCCCCGACGTCTGCGCGGTCGAACAGCTCTACGCCCACTACAACCACCCGCGCACCAGCATCATCATGGGGCACGCCCGTGGTGTGATTCTGCTCTGCGCCGCCCGGGCAAACGTCCGTGTCCGCGAACTCTCTGCCAACCGGATCAAGCAATCGCTCACCGGTCATGGCCACGCGAGCAAGGAACAAATGCAGGCCGCGGTGCAACACCAGTGGGGCCTGCCGCAGCCGCCCGAGCCGGCCGATGTCGCCGACGCGCTGGCGGTGGCGCTCTGCTGCGGTCGCGATACGGCACGTTAG